From a single Gimesia fumaroli genomic region:
- the ilvC gene encoding ketol-acid reductoisomerase encodes MAVTIYYDDDADLSLLKDKTIAILGYGSQGHAQAQNLRDSGCNVIIGQRKGSENYDLAVSHGFEPVSIAEATKQGDLINILLPDEVQGDLYKSEILPNLSKGNLLLCSHGFNIHFNQVVPPAGVDAALVAPKGPGHLVRSEYVKGGGVPSLIALVDGAAESTRQLALAYAKGIGGTRGGVIETSFAEETETDLFGEQVVLCGGVSELVKAGYDTLVEAGYQPEMAYFECMHELKLIVDLFYEGGLNYMRYSVSNTAEYGDYSSGPRIITDETRKEMKKILTEIQTGEFARNWLLENKANQASFKAIRRLNRQHPIETVGKELRRMMSWIDSKEV; translated from the coding sequence ATGGCAGTTACAATTTATTATGATGATGATGCAGATTTGTCTTTGTTGAAAGACAAGACGATCGCGATTCTTGGCTACGGAAGCCAGGGACACGCGCAAGCTCAAAACCTTCGCGACAGTGGCTGCAATGTCATTATTGGACAACGCAAAGGTAGTGAAAATTACGATTTGGCTGTCAGCCACGGATTTGAGCCTGTCTCGATTGCTGAAGCAACAAAACAAGGTGACCTGATCAACATCCTACTGCCTGATGAAGTTCAGGGAGACCTTTACAAAAGCGAAATTCTTCCGAACTTGAGCAAAGGAAATCTTCTATTATGCTCACACGGGTTTAATATTCACTTCAATCAGGTTGTTCCTCCAGCAGGAGTCGATGCAGCTCTGGTTGCCCCCAAAGGCCCTGGACACCTTGTGCGTAGCGAATACGTTAAAGGTGGCGGTGTTCCTTCGCTGATCGCTTTAGTCGATGGAGCTGCAGAAAGCACTCGTCAACTGGCGTTAGCGTATGCCAAAGGGATCGGCGGAACCCGCGGCGGAGTGATTGAAACCTCGTTTGCCGAAGAAACAGAAACAGACCTGTTTGGCGAGCAGGTTGTGCTTTGTGGTGGAGTCAGCGAGTTAGTGAAAGCGGGCTACGACACACTGGTTGAAGCTGGATACCAGCCTGAAATGGCTTATTTCGAGTGTATGCATGAATTAAAACTGATCGTCGACCTTTTCTATGAAGGCGGCTTAAACTACATGCGTTACAGTGTTTCTAACACTGCTGAGTACGGCGATTACTCCAGCGGACCTCGGATCATCACTGATGAAACTCGCAAAGAAATGAAGAAGATCCTGACTGAAATCCAGACAGGCGAATTTGCGAGAAACTGGTTACTGGAAAATAAAGCCAATCAGGCCTCATTCAAAGCAATCCGTCGCTTGAATCGCCAGCATCCAATTGAAACTGTTGGGAAAGAATTACGACGTATGATGAGCTGGATCGATTCAAAAGAAGTCTAA
- a CDS encoding radical SAM protein — MPSSSLPLHSQHQRTYHDNKFVYPVLSRRSKGISIGVNLNPDKICNFDCIYCQVDRREESETRFVGLDQLLNELDHMLKFVLSGEIYQDAKFSEVPQKLRRLNDIAFSGDGEPTTYRNFDQIAQKVAELKQKHQAGQVKMVLITNASMLHRDSTQAALKVFDENQGEIWAKLDAGTESYFKTVDRTKIRFGHILDNIVLAARQRPIVIQSLFMLINQKPPKESEIDAYCVRLNEVLNSGGEIKLVQVYTIARRTTEDYVSSLSSAQVDQIARKVEEQTNLKTEVFYGNAD, encoded by the coding sequence ATGCCATCATCGTCACTCCCCCTGCACTCACAGCATCAGCGAACTTATCATGATAATAAGTTTGTCTATCCGGTACTGTCTCGACGTAGCAAGGGTATTTCGATTGGCGTTAATTTGAATCCGGACAAGATCTGCAATTTCGACTGTATTTATTGTCAGGTCGATCGCAGGGAAGAATCCGAAACCCGCTTTGTTGGGCTCGATCAGCTTTTAAATGAGTTGGATCATATGCTGAAATTTGTGCTTAGCGGCGAAATCTATCAAGATGCGAAATTCTCTGAGGTGCCTCAGAAACTCAGACGCTTAAACGATATTGCTTTTTCTGGTGATGGAGAGCCTACAACATACCGCAATTTTGACCAGATTGCCCAAAAAGTTGCCGAATTAAAACAGAAACATCAGGCTGGCCAGGTCAAAATGGTCTTAATTACCAATGCGAGCATGCTGCATCGAGATAGTACTCAGGCTGCGTTAAAAGTCTTCGACGAAAATCAGGGAGAGATCTGGGCTAAATTGGATGCCGGAACAGAAAGCTATTTTAAAACCGTCGATCGTACCAAAATTCGTTTTGGACATATTCTGGATAACATAGTTCTTGCAGCCAGACAGCGACCAATTGTGATCCAAAGCCTGTTTATGCTAATCAATCAGAAGCCACCAAAGGAATCTGAGATCGACGCTTATTGTGTACGATTGAACGAGGTGCTCAATTCCGGTGGCGAAATCAAGTTGGTTCAGGTTTATACCATCGCACGCAGAACAACCGAAGACTATGTATCTTCGCTCAGTTCAGCACAAGTCGATCAGATTGCTCGCAAGGTGGAAGAACAGACGAACCTCAAGACCGAGGTTTTCTACGGAAACGCCGACTGA
- a CDS encoding DUF4912 domain-containing protein yields the protein MSPTILKSLESQTRRDLAATAKSHGIAGWHGMRKQELVKAIAKIKMAKSKPKRKNSVSAKNKKSSSSPGTPNPAAVPAFPSQTSSNMTPTDHQARIQKLLKSNGQSSHSEKLHPTTESTETKLTAQVKDSHWLLATWMITQGSLDRAKAALGAYWYQAVPVIRVYDITTNENSRTSKAYVKDVEIKIDSGLWYVQIDQPARSYKLQLGFVTPQNKFFGLVYSHKLTPPMPEVCEKGGKTKRALDSNYSATRSRRYTSRSENGGTPVSRLALPLTLDANGDSNGSRNKKTKKEFHVETELLIHGSSDPQSEVTILGEKIPVSKEGRFALRLSLPNGRQVIPAVNTSSNKRRQQTIVLAIERNTKDLEPVQLDE from the coding sequence ATGTCCCCAACCATTCTGAAGTCCCTCGAGAGCCAAACTCGTCGTGATTTAGCAGCTACAGCAAAGTCTCATGGAATTGCCGGTTGGCATGGCATGAGAAAGCAGGAGTTGGTTAAAGCCATCGCAAAAATCAAGATGGCGAAATCAAAGCCTAAACGTAAGAATTCTGTATCTGCTAAAAACAAAAAGTCGTCTTCATCTCCTGGGACTCCCAATCCTGCTGCTGTCCCAGCTTTCCCTTCACAGACTTCGTCCAATATGACACCGACCGACCATCAGGCTCGGATTCAAAAATTGTTGAAATCAAATGGGCAGAGTTCTCATAGCGAAAAACTCCACCCGACGACAGAATCAACTGAGACGAAACTAACCGCTCAGGTGAAAGATTCCCACTGGTTACTAGCCACCTGGATGATTACCCAAGGGAGTCTGGACCGTGCTAAAGCAGCATTGGGTGCCTACTGGTATCAAGCAGTTCCAGTGATTCGGGTCTACGATATTACGACGAATGAAAACAGCCGAACAAGCAAAGCCTACGTCAAAGACGTAGAGATCAAAATTGATTCTGGGCTGTGGTACGTACAAATCGATCAACCTGCCCGCTCTTATAAGCTGCAGCTTGGTTTTGTCACTCCGCAGAACAAGTTTTTTGGCTTGGTTTATTCCCATAAACTGACCCCTCCAATGCCTGAGGTATGTGAAAAAGGGGGAAAAACCAAGCGTGCTCTTGACAGTAACTATTCGGCTACACGGTCAAGGCGTTACACCTCTCGTTCTGAAAACGGTGGAACCCCGGTTTCTCGTCTTGCACTTCCTCTGACGCTTGATGCGAATGGAGATTCAAACGGATCTCGAAATAAAAAGACCAAAAAAGAATTCCACGTGGAAACCGAATTGCTGATTCATGGTAGTTCTGATCCACAATCTGAAGTGACAATACTCGGTGAAAAAATTCCCGTCAGTAAAGAAGGTCGGTTTGCACTTCGCTTAAGTCTGCCAAATGGACGACAGGTGATTCCCGCAGTCAATACATCGTCTAATAAACGGCGTCAACAGACGATTGTGCTGGCCATTGAGCGGAATACGAAAGACTTGGAACCAGTTCAGCTCGACGAGTAA
- a CDS encoding AtpZ/AtpI family protein, giving the protein MLRPDRRSQSSLVEAHRWVSRLTTVSLEMALPAFLGHWLDGKWGTSPWLTALGAVLGFAVGMTHLLRMAKDAELKQRKKIDQPSKNAEKLHDDIE; this is encoded by the coding sequence ATGCTGCGACCTGATCGGCGGAGTCAATCATCGCTTGTCGAAGCCCATCGTTGGGTAAGCCGTTTGACAACCGTCAGTCTTGAAATGGCACTCCCCGCTTTTTTAGGGCACTGGCTCGATGGAAAATGGGGTACCTCACCTTGGCTGACTGCTCTGGGCGCTGTACTCGGATTTGCTGTCGGTATGACACATTTACTGCGAATGGCTAAAGATGCAGAGCTCAAGCAACGAAAGAAAATAGATCAACCATCAAAAAACGCTGAAAAGCTTCATGATGACATTGAGTAA